One region of Nitrospinaceae bacterium genomic DNA includes:
- a CDS encoding hydroxyacid dehydrogenase, whose protein sequence is MPNNLLVYLTHPHVDTWNFKPQHREILQTLVPGLEVTVCYHSAEFLQKLPDAEAAIVWYFKKEWLSNAPRLKLICTPAAGNDWIEAEASENLKISHGGFHGLMIAESVTGAIFYFCKAFHLSATLQKQRKWATKKVSDHIKSLYEANVTILGFGRIGTTIGKVLKPFGCNITAVKRAPVPVPDYFSQEDRIVTADQLAEVLNTTDHLIMVLPGGSETQGIFKREHFRALPKTCTLYNVGRGNVYKEEDLVAALNAGEIAGAYLDVFEKEPLPPESLLWDMSNVLIQPHLSAASPQYLELFVREFAERINSGESGGLLAPKSNDFQIE, encoded by the coding sequence ATGCCAAATAATTTGCTGGTTTATCTCACTCACCCTCATGTCGATACTTGGAACTTCAAACCCCAGCACAGGGAAATATTGCAAACCCTGGTTCCCGGACTTGAAGTGACAGTCTGTTATCATTCTGCAGAATTTCTACAAAAGCTTCCGGATGCCGAGGCGGCCATAGTATGGTACTTTAAAAAGGAATGGCTCTCCAATGCTCCCCGGTTGAAGCTGATCTGCACCCCGGCGGCTGGAAACGACTGGATCGAAGCCGAGGCGTCGGAGAATCTGAAAATTTCTCATGGCGGTTTTCACGGCTTGATGATCGCCGAATCGGTGACGGGTGCCATCTTCTATTTTTGTAAGGCGTTTCACTTGTCCGCGACTCTGCAAAAGCAGAGAAAATGGGCGACAAAAAAAGTCTCCGACCACATTAAATCTCTGTATGAAGCAAACGTCACCATCCTGGGGTTTGGCAGAATCGGCACGACCATCGGCAAAGTGTTGAAACCCTTTGGGTGTAACATCACCGCAGTGAAACGGGCTCCCGTCCCAGTGCCGGATTATTTTTCCCAGGAAGACCGGATCGTCACCGCAGATCAACTGGCAGAGGTTTTGAATACCACCGACCATCTGATCATGGTGCTCCCTGGCGGATCGGAGACACAGGGAATTTTCAAGCGCGAGCATTTCAGAGCGTTGCCTAAAACCTGCACGCTTTACAATGTCGGTCGGGGAAACGTCTATAAAGAGGAAGATCTGGTGGCAGCACTGAACGCAGGAGAAATCGCCGGCGCTTATCTGGACGTGTTTGAAAAGGAGCCCCTGCCGCCAGAATCGCTTCTGTGGGATATGAGCAATGTCCTCATCCAGCCCCATCTGTCCGCCGCTTCTCCGCAATACCTGGAATTGTTTGTTCGCGAGTTTGCGGAAAGAATTAATTCCGGGGAATCGGGGGGATTGTTAGCTCCTAAATCCAATGACTTCCAAATTGAATGA
- a CDS encoding IclR family transcriptional regulator — MKSHFKNLLAEVRDCRLCEEHLPLGPRPILQADPKAKILIAGQAPGRKVHETGVLFNDPSGDRLREWMGIDKDVFYDATKIAVLPMGFCYPGTGKSGDLPPRPECADAWRENLLKGLPKIQLTLVIGQYAQKYHLAGRQSKTLTQTVKAWKEFWPEGLLPMPHPSPRNNIWLKKNKWFEKDVLPALKAKVKTLIKR; from the coding sequence ATGAAAAGCCATTTTAAAAACCTGCTGGCTGAAGTCAGGGATTGCCGCTTGTGTGAGGAGCATCTGCCCCTTGGGCCGAGGCCGATTCTTCAGGCCGACCCGAAAGCGAAAATCCTCATTGCCGGGCAGGCGCCGGGGCGCAAGGTGCATGAAACCGGAGTGCTGTTTAACGACCCAAGCGGCGATCGGTTACGCGAGTGGATGGGAATTGATAAAGATGTCTTCTATGATGCCACTAAAATCGCTGTTTTGCCGATGGGGTTTTGTTATCCGGGGACCGGAAAGTCCGGAGATTTACCACCCAGGCCGGAATGCGCGGACGCGTGGCGGGAAAATCTGCTAAAAGGTCTGCCGAAAATTCAACTGACCCTGGTGATCGGGCAATACGCCCAAAAGTATCATCTTGCGGGAAGGCAGTCGAAGACCCTGACTCAAACCGTTAAAGCCTGGAAAGAATTCTGGCCTGAGGGATTATTGCCCATGCCTCACCCCAGCCCGCGCAACAACATCTGGCTGAAAAAAAATAAATGGTTTGAAAAAGATGTTCTTCCTGCCTTAAAGGCAAAAGTGAAAACGTTGATCAAGAGGTGA
- a CDS encoding TetR family transcriptional regulator has translation MTLSSKREHLIETAVKLFSRRGFHAVGIDMILKESGVAKRTLYNHFKSKDELILAVLRYYDERFRNFFMRAVESHAEKPRDRLLAVFDVAENWFRQDDFYGCLYVGAAGEYPEKGTPIRNTCRDFKGLILDYIKIQARAAKVEKPDLLAEQLLLLLEGAITMAQINGSPVSAKQAKDAAKVLIENATITS, from the coding sequence ATGACCCTTTCTTCAAAACGTGAACATTTAATTGAGACCGCCGTGAAGTTATTTTCCAGGCGCGGGTTCCACGCGGTGGGCATCGACATGATTTTGAAAGAATCCGGAGTCGCCAAGCGAACGCTATACAATCACTTCAAATCCAAGGACGAATTGATTCTGGCCGTCCTGCGCTATTACGATGAACGGTTTCGCAATTTTTTCATGCGGGCTGTTGAGAGCCATGCCGAGAAGCCGAGGGATCGTTTACTGGCGGTGTTTGATGTGGCTGAAAACTGGTTCAGGCAGGATGACTTTTATGGCTGTCTCTACGTCGGGGCGGCGGGGGAATACCCGGAAAAAGGCACCCCCATTCGCAATACGTGCAGGGATTTTAAGGGGTTGATTCTGGATTATATCAAGATTCAAGCCAGGGCGGCCAAAGTGGAAAAACCCGACCTGCTTGCGGAACAGTTATTGCTGCTACTTGAAGGGGCTATCACCATGGCTCAAATCAACGGCTCACCTGTCAGTGCCAAGCAGGCTAAGGATGCAGCAAAAGTTTTGATCGAGAATGCAACGATCACCTCTTGA
- a CDS encoding membrane protein: MDSLGTKLAWIFSGTFLLATVVGFIPNPLVGSEGIFLTNTPHNLVHLVTAVAFLIVAKMGNVPSIRFMQIFGPVYLLVGLIGFAVTGTSSTGMLLGFIHINALDNFLHLGLGAAIFSAGTIANNALKLSNRPTTA; this comes from the coding sequence ATGGATTCACTGGGAACAAAATTAGCCTGGATTTTTTCCGGCACCTTTTTACTGGCGACTGTGGTTGGGTTTATCCCCAATCCTCTGGTGGGGAGTGAAGGCATTTTCCTGACCAACACGCCTCACAATCTGGTTCATTTAGTGACGGCGGTCGCATTTCTCATCGTCGCAAAAATGGGCAATGTCCCATCCATCAGATTCATGCAGATTTTTGGTCCTGTCTACCTCTTAGTCGGACTGATTGGATTCGCCGTCACCGGTACAAGTTCCACCGGCATGCTGTTGGGTTTCATCCACATCAATGCCCTGGACAATTTTCTTCACCTGGGTTTAGGCGCGGCCATTTTTTCCGCCGGAACCATCGCCAACAACGCTTTGAAGTTGAGCAACCGGCCGACCACAGCGTAA
- the gatA gene encoding glutamyl-tRNA(Gln) amidotransferase subunit A, whose translation MTLTMHQSTIFQAKAGLRKKEFSSVELTEAVFKRIDAVEENVKAYVHLTRDSALNQAREADLKFAAGGDAPLLGIPIALKDLICTQGLRTTCSSRYLDQFVSPYDATVVKRLKAAGAVIVGKTNMDEFAMGSSNENSWHHPTLNPWAKDRVPGGSSGGSAAAVAAHECLASLGSDTGGSIRQPASFCGVTGLKPTYGRVSRFGLVAFASSLDQIGPLTKTVEDAALLMNVIGGKDPLDSTSADREHPDFTQALTGEMKGLKIGIPREYFTSGIAPEVEQAVQTAIQTLETLGMEKVEVSLPHTQYAVATYYILACAEASTNLSRYDGVRYGHRSEQSDNLQNMYLNTRSEGFGEEVKRRIILGTFVLSSGYYDAYYLKGQKVRTLIKRDFEEAYQKCDLIVAPTCPAPAFQLGEKLDDPLQMYLADIYTISANLAGIPALSVPCGFSGAEGLPIGLQLMGKQFDEETLLKVGHHFQKATDFHLKFASL comes from the coding sequence TTGACCCTGACGATGCACCAATCCACTATCTTCCAGGCCAAAGCAGGTCTCAGGAAAAAAGAATTTTCTTCTGTTGAATTGACGGAAGCGGTTTTCAAGCGCATCGACGCGGTGGAGGAGAATGTCAAAGCCTACGTGCATCTGACCAGGGATTCCGCCCTCAATCAGGCGCGGGAAGCCGACCTGAAATTCGCTGCAGGGGGTGACGCCCCGCTTCTTGGCATTCCCATTGCCCTGAAAGACCTGATTTGCACTCAGGGGTTGCGCACCACCTGCTCTTCGCGTTATCTGGATCAGTTTGTCTCCCCTTACGACGCGACGGTGGTGAAGCGGTTGAAGGCCGCAGGCGCCGTGATCGTCGGCAAAACCAATATGGATGAATTCGCGATGGGGTCTTCAAACGAAAACTCCTGGCATCACCCGACCTTGAACCCCTGGGCTAAAGACCGGGTTCCCGGAGGTTCCAGCGGCGGGTCCGCCGCCGCAGTCGCCGCACACGAGTGCCTGGCGTCTCTGGGAAGCGATACCGGAGGCTCGATTCGGCAACCGGCCAGTTTTTGTGGGGTCACGGGACTGAAACCGACTTATGGACGGGTCTCCCGTTTTGGCCTTGTGGCGTTTGCGTCGTCTCTCGATCAAATCGGCCCGCTGACCAAGACCGTGGAAGACGCGGCTCTCCTGATGAACGTCATCGGCGGCAAGGACCCTCTCGATTCCACCTCTGCCGATAGAGAACATCCCGATTTCACTCAGGCGTTAACGGGAGAGATGAAGGGACTAAAGATAGGCATTCCCAGGGAATACTTTACATCCGGCATTGCCCCGGAGGTTGAACAGGCGGTGCAGACCGCCATTCAAACGCTCGAAACGCTTGGCATGGAGAAGGTGGAGGTGTCTCTTCCGCACACTCAGTACGCCGTGGCCACCTATTACATTCTCGCCTGTGCCGAAGCCAGCACCAATCTTTCCCGCTACGACGGGGTGAGATACGGCCACCGGTCGGAGCAATCGGACAACCTCCAGAACATGTATCTGAACACGCGCAGTGAAGGCTTCGGAGAAGAGGTGAAGCGCCGCATTATTTTAGGCACGTTTGTGCTCAGTTCGGGCTATTACGACGCTTACTATCTCAAGGGACAAAAAGTTCGGACTTTGATCAAGCGCGATTTTGAGGAAGCGTATCAAAAATGCGACCTGATCGTCGCCCCCACTTGTCCGGCTCCAGCGTTTCAATTGGGGGAAAAACTCGACGACCCTTTACAAATGTATCTCGCAGATATTTACACGATCTCGGCAAATCTGGCCGGCATCCCTGCCCTGTCCGTTCCGTGCGGTTTCTCGGGGGCGGAAGGGCTGCCCATCGGATTGCAACTGATGGGCAAACAGTTCGATGAGGAAACGCTGCTCAAAGTCGGCCATCACTTCCAGAAAGCCACTGATTTTCATCTGAAGTTTGCTTCTCTATAA
- the gatC gene encoding aspartyl/glutamyl-tRNA(Asn/Gln) amidotransferase subunit C, producing the protein MSEKFNIDHMALLARLNLSDSEKDRLGKQMETIIEYIDHLEQLDTQTVEPTSHAIPLQNVFREDEKKQIFPECNTLDLAPAQKKRHYEVPQII; encoded by the coding sequence ATGTCCGAAAAGTTTAACATCGATCACATGGCCCTGCTGGCCCGCCTCAACCTGAGCGATTCAGAGAAAGACCGTTTGGGGAAGCAGATGGAAACCATCATCGAGTATATCGATCACCTCGAGCAATTGGACACCCAGACGGTGGAACCGACCTCACACGCCATTCCTCTGCAAAACGTTTTCCGGGAAGATGAAAAAAAGCAGATCTTTCCCGAATGCAACACCCTTGATCTGGCCCCTGCACAAAAAAAGCGTCATTACGAAGTACCGCAAATTATTTGA
- a CDS encoding fused response regulator/phosphatase produces MTLLKTDSSTILVVDDSKTQASFIKNILDDDYETVLASSGLEGLEVYKEMNPDLILLDIEMPHMNGYEVCRRLKAMTEDTFVPVIFLTSKSDLDSLTMGLHIGGEDYLTKPFAPEELKARVQAALRTKKRYSKLETAHATVEKERDTIANIQKGLLCDEPPAIQGMNFFSDYQPSSKAGGDYYDFIPIDQDHLGVLISDVSGHGTPSAVIMAMMRVLLSSFASQTHSPKATLQKLNKILRQNLETGYFITTFYGVIHLPTKTMKYASAGHPPPVFINYNTESVIELWTNKGIPLMILPNNEMEEGEIQLEHNCKLTLYTDGLTEAKNELGEMFGAERLTHTLHQLGKNRDATELGNRVKEEIQEFMGKQAFADDYTLVILEVTE; encoded by the coding sequence ATGACTCTTTTAAAAACCGACTCCTCAACCATCCTTGTCGTAGATGATTCCAAGACGCAGGCTTCTTTCATCAAAAACATCCTGGATGATGATTATGAAACGGTTCTGGCATCCAGCGGGTTGGAGGGGTTGGAGGTGTACAAGGAAATGAATCCCGACCTGATTCTTCTCGACATTGAAATGCCCCACATGAACGGCTATGAGGTTTGCCGCCGTCTCAAGGCCATGACGGAGGACACTTTTGTTCCGGTCATCTTTTTGACCAGCAAATCCGACCTCGACAGCCTGACGATGGGGTTGCATATTGGCGGCGAGGATTACCTGACCAAACCGTTCGCCCCGGAGGAATTGAAAGCCCGAGTGCAGGCCGCCTTGCGCACCAAAAAACGCTACAGCAAACTGGAAACCGCTCACGCCACGGTGGAAAAAGAGCGGGATACCATCGCCAATATCCAGAAAGGGCTTCTGTGTGATGAGCCACCGGCCATTCAAGGCATGAACTTTTTTTCCGACTATCAGCCTTCCTCAAAGGCCGGTGGGGATTATTATGATTTTATCCCCATCGACCAGGACCACCTTGGCGTCCTGATATCGGACGTTTCCGGACATGGAACCCCTTCCGCCGTGATCATGGCGATGATGCGGGTGTTGTTGAGTTCCTTTGCTTCCCAGACCCATTCCCCAAAGGCAACGCTTCAGAAACTCAATAAAATCCTGAGGCAAAACCTGGAGACGGGGTACTTCATCACCACGTTTTACGGAGTGATCCACCTGCCAACGAAAACGATGAAATACGCATCCGCGGGACATCCTCCGCCTGTTTTCATCAATTACAACACAGAATCGGTTATCGAGTTGTGGACGAATAAGGGGATTCCTCTCATGATCCTGCCCAACAATGAAATGGAAGAAGGGGAAATTCAGCTGGAACACAACTGCAAGTTAACCTTGTATACCGATGGCCTGACCGAAGCTAAAAACGAGCTGGGAGAAATGTTTGGCGCCGAACGATTGACTCACACCCTCCATCAATTGGGAAAAAACCGGGACGCGACAGAACTTGGAAACCGGGTGAAGGAAGAAATCCAGGAATTCATGGGGAAACAGGCCTTCGCCGACGATTACACCCTGGTCATTCTGGAAGTCACTGAATAA
- a CDS encoding DNA internalization-related competence protein ComEC/Rec2, with amino-acid sequence MNPLLPYFLSYLGGLLAAIPQAVHFFFPYLLPVLVAGSGFFIFSRIKKPSFWRWALLILCLSWGYLSPSLSEKPLPSNHILNHIDESRRTTVMGTLVETPQFADKKVFFHMDISQIQSGKTPVKVTGRAHLTHYQPERIQETFHAGDIIQFSQVRLKRPRNFKNPGAFDYQGYLKARGISVIGSLSKNSSIEKLGVFPLPFFKALQVALRGHLLRTLETHFSGEEAALLKAMLLGQKSALSDEIKEAYIATGLSHLMAVSGLHVGFVAWAAFILFWPLAFHGLLKYHSEWAQSGAARKIAAFLCLFPVLFYLLLVGPKITALRAGFLVIVFLFAIIANRERNLFNALLIAAFLILIWNPEAILNVSFQLSFAAMAGILFVVQHVARPPDDPIDRMGEQPWFRRFLRGVPFEEENEGSPLQQYSQSLKKYLSISALISLAVYLTTLPFLIFHFNHVSLIGIFLNLIMVPLASVLIPLALFAISLGGVFPALGWILSWPLHWLLKCFLVIPQFFSSFPYASVYVPSPPRMWVLLYFSVLTGGAWLLIKMPAPLKDPSSPLNFRWEFLRKSGLVFASLATVAWLIWPRFPERPSETLQVSILDVGQGESIFIEFPNRETMMLDGGGFYKNSLDVGKAVVAPFLWNRGIGHIDYLAATHSDQDHIGGLESLVDLFSIGHFLDGFAGMNDSRIENLRQKTLAKQAVQVSLQSGTPLNFGEVRIVPLHPNPQFIHQMAGKKRNKAGNELSLVLRLEYRNFSLLLTGDIGKSTEEYLMERALPLQATFLKSPHHGSRFSNSPSFIRTVQPQSVIFSSGYLNWMRHPHPEVVERYQAAGTQIWRTDLMGSVHITTDGFKHQIHHFSEKR; translated from the coding sequence ATGAATCCCCTGCTTCCCTATTTTCTTTCCTATCTCGGCGGACTGTTAGCCGCCATTCCGCAGGCGGTGCATTTTTTCTTTCCTTACCTGCTTCCGGTTTTGGTGGCGGGGTCCGGGTTTTTTATTTTTTCGAGAATCAAAAAACCATCCTTCTGGAGATGGGCTCTCCTGATTCTTTGCCTCTCATGGGGTTATCTTTCTCCGTCGCTATCAGAGAAACCTCTCCCCTCCAACCACATCCTCAATCACATCGATGAATCCCGGCGCACGACCGTGATGGGAACACTGGTCGAAACTCCCCAGTTCGCGGATAAAAAAGTTTTTTTCCATATGGATATAAGCCAAATCCAGTCAGGAAAAACACCTGTGAAAGTCACGGGCCGGGCGCACTTGACCCACTATCAACCGGAAAGGATCCAGGAAACGTTTCACGCGGGGGACATCATCCAATTCAGTCAGGTCCGCTTGAAGCGCCCGAGAAATTTTAAAAACCCCGGCGCGTTTGACTACCAGGGTTATTTAAAAGCCAGGGGGATCTCGGTGATCGGTTCCCTTTCGAAAAACAGCTCGATAGAAAAATTGGGCGTATTCCCTCTGCCGTTTTTCAAGGCGTTGCAGGTTGCCCTTCGCGGCCATTTATTGAGAACACTGGAAACGCATTTTTCCGGGGAGGAAGCCGCTTTGTTGAAAGCGATGCTCCTGGGTCAAAAAAGCGCTCTTTCGGATGAGATCAAGGAAGCCTATATCGCCACTGGTCTGTCACACCTGATGGCGGTTTCCGGATTGCATGTGGGTTTCGTCGCCTGGGCGGCTTTCATTTTATTCTGGCCGCTGGCGTTTCATGGCCTTTTAAAGTATCACTCCGAATGGGCGCAGTCTGGAGCGGCGCGCAAAATCGCTGCGTTTTTATGTTTGTTTCCGGTTTTGTTTTATCTGCTTCTGGTAGGTCCAAAAATCACAGCCCTTCGCGCGGGGTTTCTGGTGATCGTTTTTTTATTCGCCATCATCGCCAATCGGGAGCGGAACTTATTCAACGCACTACTCATTGCCGCATTTTTGATCCTGATCTGGAACCCTGAAGCCATCCTAAACGTCAGCTTTCAACTTTCTTTTGCGGCCATGGCCGGCATCCTTTTTGTCGTTCAACATGTCGCCCGGCCACCCGATGACCCCATCGACCGGATGGGGGAGCAACCCTGGTTTCGCCGGTTCCTCCGGGGCGTCCCATTTGAAGAAGAGAATGAAGGGAGTCCGTTGCAGCAATACTCTCAGTCCCTGAAAAAATATTTATCCATCAGTGCCTTAATTTCCCTGGCGGTTTACCTGACCACCCTGCCCTTTCTCATTTTCCATTTTAACCACGTGAGTCTGATCGGGATTTTTCTCAACCTGATCATGGTTCCCCTGGCTTCCGTCCTCATCCCTCTGGCGTTGTTCGCGATAAGCCTGGGCGGAGTCTTCCCGGCATTGGGATGGATTCTGTCCTGGCCTCTTCATTGGTTGCTCAAATGCTTTCTTGTGATCCCACAATTTTTTTCTTCATTTCCTTATGCATCGGTGTACGTGCCCTCACCGCCAAGAATGTGGGTTTTATTATATTTTTCGGTTCTGACGGGAGGGGCCTGGCTCTTGATTAAAATGCCCGCTCCTTTAAAGGATCCCTCCTCTCCATTAAATTTTCGATGGGAATTTCTCAGGAAGTCGGGCCTGGTATTTGCTTCACTGGCGACGGTCGCCTGGCTCATCTGGCCGCGCTTTCCCGAACGGCCGTCGGAAACCCTACAGGTTTCCATTCTCGACGTCGGCCAGGGGGAGTCGATCTTTATCGAATTTCCCAACCGCGAAACCATGATGCTGGACGGCGGCGGGTTCTATAAAAATTCCCTGGACGTGGGCAAAGCGGTGGTCGCACCCTTCTTGTGGAACCGGGGCATCGGCCATATCGACTATCTGGCGGCAACCCATTCCGATCAGGACCACATCGGCGGGCTGGAATCTCTGGTCGATCTTTTTTCTATCGGGCATTTCCTGGACGGCTTCGCCGGAATGAATGATTCCCGCATCGAAAACCTTCGACAGAAAACGCTTGCAAAACAGGCAGTCCAGGTTTCTCTGCAATCCGGGACTCCTTTAAATTTCGGCGAGGTCCGAATCGTCCCTTTGCACCCCAATCCTCAATTTATCCACCAAATGGCTGGCAAAAAGCGAAACAAGGCGGGAAACGAACTGTCCCTGGTTCTGCGCCTGGAATACCGGAATTTCAGCTTACTGCTTACAGGAGACATCGGAAAGTCGACGGAGGAATATCTCATGGAACGCGCTCTTCCCCTGCAAGCCACATTTTTAAAAAGCCCGCACCACGGAAGCCGTTTTTCCAATTCCCCTTCATTTATTCGGACGGTCCAACCGCAGTCGGTTATTTTTTCCAGCGGATACCTGAACTGGATGCGGCACCCCCACCCGGAAGTGGTTGAGCGCTATCAAGCCGCCGGAACCCAAATCTGGCGAACCGACCTGATGGGTTCCGTCCACATCACCACGGACGGTTTTAAGCACCAAATTCATCATTTTTCAGAAAAACGCTGA
- the rnr gene encoding ribonuclease R yields the protein MKLTEETILKLLRNKANRPMKVSELVKQFKIPDVQRREFRSRLKEMAADGRVIKIRGGRYGLPDEMNLVSGILTSNPKGFGFVVQEKDRDQPDIYVNRTHRGDAMHGDLVAVRIESGKDRERPEGRVIRILKRNTTSLVGTYEQFGRDGWVIPMDAKYVHDVFVAGKSNKGAKTGHIVSVTLESFPSKHQPPVGRVTEVLGFSDDPEVEVKAILRKFGVAAEFPQKVLNSAEKAAHADLMNEEMEQRTDLSDELIFTVDGEKAKDFDDAVSIEKMGDGYRLGVHIADVSHFVREDSPLDKEAFQRGTSIYYPDSVVPMLPFQLSNEICSLKPDEKRLTLSVLIDYDAEGHVVGRKIFNSIIESKKRFTYTEVAHLLETGDPKNLYKEILPTLKIMGELSQILRKNRFRQGSVDFNLPEPEVQMNEKGKIERIVMAEHNVAHEMVEEFMLAANQVVARFLFDKNVPSIHRIHEPPDDDKIAEFNEFILSFGIKLKTIHKVPSVDLQNLLKRIKNHPEERTINTLLLRTMKKAVYSAKDPGHYCLGFKYYTHFTSPIRRYPDLITHRLVKTFLHKRKCSQRENKRLLPKIAEFADQSSAREQNAMAIEREVNDLRRAQFMADKIGNVYSGLIISVTAFGFFVELSEVYVEGLVKISSIGDDYYNFIETEHKWQGQRRHRTFKIGDTVKVRVDTVDIARRQIGLILDSK from the coding sequence ATGAAACTCACTGAAGAAACCATTCTCAAACTCCTACGCAACAAAGCCAACCGCCCGATGAAGGTTTCGGAACTGGTGAAACAATTTAAGATTCCCGATGTGCAGCGCCGGGAGTTTAGAAGCCGGCTGAAGGAAATGGCCGCGGACGGACGGGTGATTAAAATCCGTGGCGGCCGCTACGGCCTTCCGGATGAGATGAATCTGGTCTCTGGAATTCTCACGAGCAATCCCAAGGGATTCGGCTTTGTGGTTCAGGAAAAGGACCGCGATCAGCCGGATATTTATGTCAACCGCACGCATAGGGGCGATGCCATGCATGGAGACCTGGTGGCGGTGCGCATTGAATCGGGCAAGGACCGCGAACGACCGGAAGGCCGGGTGATCCGGATTTTGAAGCGCAACACCACGTCTCTCGTGGGCACCTACGAACAGTTTGGGCGCGATGGCTGGGTGATCCCCATGGATGCAAAATATGTTCACGATGTGTTCGTTGCCGGAAAAAGTAATAAAGGAGCGAAAACCGGCCATATCGTTTCGGTCACTCTTGAATCGTTCCCTTCCAAGCATCAGCCCCCTGTTGGGCGCGTCACGGAAGTGCTGGGTTTTTCCGACGACCCGGAAGTCGAAGTCAAAGCGATTTTAAGAAAGTTTGGAGTCGCGGCGGAGTTTCCACAAAAGGTGCTGAACTCGGCGGAAAAAGCGGCGCATGCGGACTTGATGAATGAGGAGATGGAACAAAGGACCGATCTGTCTGACGAGTTGATTTTTACCGTCGATGGGGAAAAAGCCAAGGATTTTGACGATGCGGTGTCCATCGAAAAGATGGGAGACGGCTATCGCCTGGGGGTGCACATCGCCGATGTGAGCCATTTCGTCCGCGAAGACTCTCCTCTGGATAAGGAAGCCTTTCAGCGGGGAACCAGCATTTACTATCCGGACAGTGTCGTCCCCATGCTGCCGTTTCAACTGTCCAATGAGATCTGCAGCCTCAAACCCGATGAAAAGCGCCTGACCTTGAGTGTGCTCATCGACTACGATGCCGAGGGCCATGTGGTGGGAAGGAAAATATTCAACTCCATCATAGAAAGTAAAAAACGCTTCACCTACACCGAGGTGGCGCATCTGTTGGAAACAGGCGATCCCAAAAACCTCTATAAAGAGATTTTGCCGACTCTGAAAATCATGGGGGAGCTCAGCCAGATATTAAGAAAAAACCGGTTTCGGCAAGGGAGCGTGGATTTCAATCTTCCGGAACCGGAAGTGCAAATGAACGAGAAGGGTAAAATCGAACGGATCGTGATGGCCGAGCACAACGTCGCTCACGAGATGGTCGAGGAATTCATGCTGGCCGCCAACCAGGTGGTGGCCAGATTTTTATTCGATAAAAACGTTCCCTCCATCCACCGGATTCATGAACCCCCGGACGACGATAAGATCGCTGAATTCAACGAATTCATACTTTCATTCGGTATCAAATTAAAAACCATTCACAAGGTACCGTCCGTCGACCTTCAGAATTTGCTGAAACGAATCAAGAATCACCCAGAAGAACGGACCATAAACACGCTTTTATTGAGAACCATGAAAAAAGCGGTTTACTCCGCCAAGGACCCTGGGCATTACTGCCTGGGATTCAAATATTACACGCATTTCACTTCTCCCATCCGGCGTTACCCGGACCTCATCACCCATCGGCTGGTCAAAACGTTTTTGCATAAAAGAAAATGCTCGCAAAGGGAAAATAAACGCCTGCTTCCTAAGATCGCTGAATTTGCTGACCAATCGTCCGCTCGGGAACAGAATGCCATGGCCATCGAGCGCGAGGTCAATGATCTCAGGCGGGCGCAATTCATGGCCGATAAAATCGGAAATGTTTATTCGGGACTCATCATCAGCGTCACGGCGTTTGGTTTCTTTGTTGAGCTTTCGGAAGTCTACGTGGAAGGTCTGGTGAAAATTTCCAGCATCGGTGACGACTATTATAACTTCATAGAAACGGAACATAAATGGCAAGGGCAACGCCGCCACCGCACGTTTAAGATCGGTGACACAGTAAAAGTTCGCGTCGATACAGTCGACATTGCCAGGCGCCAGATTGGCCTGATCCTAGATTCGAAGTAA